In Methylomagnum ishizawai, one DNA window encodes the following:
- the puuE gene encoding allantoinase PuuE, with translation MNLPDLPTVPRDFIGYGRNPPDPAWPGAARVALNFVLNYEEGGESTPLDGDPVSEGYLHEIIGAPPSVGVRNLNVESMYEYGSRAGFWRMHRLFTGRGLPLTVYAVGLALERNPAAAVAMAGAGWEVASHGWRWIDYQGMDEAEEREHILCCIDTIAGLTGQRPVGWYTGRISANTRRLVVEEGGFLYDSDSYADELPYWQTVAGQPHLVIPYTLDCNDFKYLLPNGFTTGDDFYRYLVDAFEQHWEEGAARPTLMSVGLHCRISGRPGRARALARFLDHVKDREGVWIATREQIARHWHQHHKPA, from the coding sequence ATGAACCTACCCGATTTGCCCACAGTCCCCCGCGATTTCATCGGCTATGGCCGCAATCCGCCCGATCCGGCCTGGCCCGGCGCAGCCAGGGTCGCGCTCAATTTCGTGCTGAACTACGAGGAAGGCGGCGAAAGCACCCCGCTCGACGGCGACCCGGTATCGGAGGGCTATCTGCATGAAATCATCGGTGCGCCGCCTAGTGTCGGCGTCCGTAACCTGAACGTGGAATCGATGTACGAATACGGCAGCCGCGCCGGTTTCTGGCGGATGCACCGCTTGTTCACCGGGCGGGGTTTACCATTGACCGTGTACGCGGTGGGACTGGCCTTGGAGCGGAATCCGGCCGCCGCCGTCGCCATGGCTGGGGCCGGTTGGGAAGTCGCCAGCCACGGCTGGCGCTGGATCGATTACCAGGGCATGGACGAGGCCGAGGAGCGCGAGCATATCCTGTGCTGCATCGACACCATCGCCGGTTTGACCGGCCAGCGCCCGGTGGGGTGGTACACGGGGCGGATCAGCGCCAATACCCGGCGCTTGGTGGTGGAGGAGGGCGGTTTCTTGTACGACTCGGATTCCTACGCCGACGAATTGCCCTATTGGCAGACGGTGGCGGGCCAGCCGCATCTGGTGATTCCCTACACTTTGGATTGCAACGATTTCAAATACCTACTGCCGAACGGCTTTACCACCGGGGATGATTTCTACCGCTATCTGGTGGACGCTTTCGAGCAGCATTGGGAAGAGGGCGCGGCCCGTCCGACCTTGATGTCGGTGGGCCTGCATTGCCGGATTTCCGGGCGTCCGGGGCGGGCGCGGGCCTTGGCGCGGTTCCTCGACCATGTGAAGGACCGGGAAGGCGTGTGGATCGCCACCCGCGAGCAGATCGCCCGCCATTGGCACCAACACCATAAGCCCGCGTAG
- a CDS encoding ABC transporter ATP-binding protein, whose translation MLNVAGLNQFYGESHTLWDLGLEVPKGACLCLMGRNGVGKTTLLKTVMGLIPARSGGIMFDGGNLLGLKAEQRAELGIGYVPQGREIFPLMTVEENLRTGLRAVRRKGIKDVPEQVFEIFPVLKKMLKRRGGDLSGGQQQQLAIGRALVLDPKLLILDEPTEGIQPNIVSEIGDVIIRLNRARGIPTPIEKTAPDVVDEINDAIVKVKRDLGVTVLLVEQKLPFARKVADRFCIMDRGRAVATGAMGELTEDMVKRYLTV comes from the coding sequence ATGTTAAACGTTGCCGGTTTGAACCAGTTTTACGGCGAGAGCCATACCTTGTGGGATTTGGGGCTGGAGGTGCCGAAAGGCGCGTGCCTGTGCCTGATGGGCCGCAACGGCGTGGGCAAGACCACCCTGCTCAAGACCGTGATGGGCCTGATCCCGGCCCGTTCCGGCGGCATCATGTTCGATGGCGGCAACCTGCTGGGCCTCAAGGCCGAGCAGCGGGCCGAACTCGGCATCGGCTACGTGCCGCAGGGCCGGGAAATCTTCCCGCTGATGACGGTGGAGGAAAACCTCAGGACCGGGCTCCGCGCCGTCCGCCGCAAGGGCATCAAGGACGTGCCCGAACAGGTGTTCGAGATTTTCCCGGTGCTGAAGAAGATGTTGAAACGGCGCGGCGGCGATCTTTCCGGCGGCCAGCAACAGCAATTGGCGATAGGCCGGGCGCTGGTGTTGGACCCGAAATTATTGATCCTCGACGAGCCGACCGAAGGCATCCAACCCAACATCGTCAGCGAAATCGGCGATGTCATCATCCGGTTGAACCGGGCGCGGGGCATCCCAACCCCAATCGAAAAAACCGCCCCCGACGTGGTGGACGAGATCAACGACGCCATCGTCAAGGTGAAACGGGACTTGGGCGTGACGGTGCTGCTGGTGGAGCAAAAACTGCCGTTCGCCCGCAAGGTGGCCGACCGCTTCTGCATCATGGACCGGGGCCGCGCCGTCGCCACCGGGGCCATGGGCGAACTCACCGAGGACATGGTGAAGCGCTATCTGACGGTGTGA
- the urtD gene encoding urea ABC transporter ATP-binding protein UrtD, protein MPGGQLDTSHRPILYLEDVSVSFDGFKALNKLSLYIDEGELRCIIGPNGAGKTTMMDVITGKTRPDIGTVFFGQTIDLLKLDEPAIAQAGVCRKFQKPSVFDKLSVFENLELAMRTDKRVWPTLFAQLRGEQTDRIGEVLQTIGLADQRDFRAGALSHGQKQWLEIGMLLMQEPKVLLVDEPVAGMTHQETERTAELLLSLQGKHSVVVVEHDMEFVRSIAKRVTVLHEGTVLTEGSMDEVQNDPRVIQVYLGG, encoded by the coding sequence ATGCCGGGCGGTCAACTCGACACCAGCCACCGCCCCATCCTCTATCTGGAAGATGTGAGCGTCAGCTTCGACGGCTTCAAAGCGCTGAATAAACTCTCGCTCTACATCGACGAGGGCGAATTGCGCTGCATCATCGGTCCCAACGGCGCGGGCAAAACCACCATGATGGATGTCATCACCGGCAAGACCCGGCCCGATATCGGCACGGTGTTTTTCGGCCAGACCATCGACCTCCTCAAATTGGACGAACCCGCCATCGCCCAGGCCGGGGTCTGCCGCAAGTTCCAAAAGCCCAGCGTGTTCGACAAGCTCAGCGTATTCGAAAACCTGGAACTGGCCATGCGCACCGACAAGCGGGTCTGGCCGACCCTGTTCGCCCAACTGCGGGGCGAGCAAACGGACCGAATCGGCGAAGTGCTGCAAACCATCGGCCTCGCCGATCAACGCGATTTCCGGGCCGGGGCACTGTCGCACGGCCAGAAGCAATGGCTGGAAATCGGCATGTTGCTCATGCAAGAGCCCAAGGTGCTGCTGGTGGACGAGCCCGTGGCCGGCATGACCCACCAGGAAACCGAGCGCACCGCCGAATTGCTGTTATCGCTGCAAGGCAAGCATTCGGTGGTGGTGGTGGAACACGATATGGAATTCGTGCGCTCCATCGCCAAGCGGGTCACGGTATTGCACGAGGGCACGGTGTTGACCGAAGGCAGCATGGACGAAGTACAGAACGACCCACGGGTCATCCAGGTGTATTTGGGGGGCTGA
- the urtC gene encoding urea ABC transporter permease subunit UrtC, with product MTFPLLQNDKFGQIVLGAVALITVFVPLFNLLLPESSPLHFSTYTVSLLGKYLTYALLALAMDLVWGYCGILSLGHGAFFALGGYAMGMYLMRQIGDRGVYGNPVLPDFMVFLNWPELPWYWQGFDQFWFALLMIVLAPGVLAFVFGWLAFRSRVTGVYLSIITQALTYALLLAFFRNEMGFGGNNGLTDFKDILGFNLQAGGTRAALFAATGSSVILAYLACRYVVDSKLGRVVTAIRDQEARVRFLGYKVEMFKLWIFVFSAILAGIAGALYVPQVGIINPSEFSPLASLEIVVWVAVGGRSTLYGAIVGAILVNYGKTVFTAILPEVWLFALGAIFVLVTLFLPDGLVGLWQRRKEEAA from the coding sequence ATGACTTTCCCGCTACTCCAAAACGACAAATTCGGCCAGATCGTGCTGGGGGCGGTCGCCCTCATCACGGTGTTCGTGCCGCTGTTCAACCTGCTGCTGCCGGAAAGCTCGCCCCTGCATTTCTCCACCTACACGGTATCGCTGCTGGGCAAATACCTGACCTACGCTTTGTTGGCGTTGGCGATGGACCTGGTGTGGGGCTATTGCGGCATCCTGAGCCTGGGCCATGGCGCTTTCTTCGCGCTCGGGGGCTATGCCATGGGCATGTATTTGATGCGCCAGATCGGCGACCGGGGCGTTTATGGCAATCCGGTCCTGCCCGATTTCATGGTGTTCCTCAACTGGCCGGAACTGCCCTGGTATTGGCAAGGCTTCGACCAATTCTGGTTCGCCCTGCTGATGATCGTGCTGGCACCGGGCGTGTTGGCCTTCGTGTTCGGCTGGCTGGCGTTCCGTTCCCGCGTGACCGGCGTCTACCTCTCCATCATCACCCAAGCCTTGACCTACGCCCTGTTGCTGGCCTTCTTCCGTAACGAAATGGGCTTCGGCGGCAACAACGGCCTGACCGACTTCAAGGACATCCTAGGCTTCAACCTGCAAGCGGGCGGCACCCGCGCCGCCCTGTTCGCAGCCACGGGGTCCAGCGTGATCCTGGCTTATCTGGCCTGCCGCTACGTGGTGGATTCCAAGTTGGGCCGGGTCGTGACCGCCATCCGCGACCAGGAAGCCAGGGTGCGTTTCCTCGGCTACAAGGTGGAGATGTTCAAGCTGTGGATTTTCGTGTTCTCGGCCATCCTGGCCGGTATCGCGGGGGCGCTGTACGTGCCCCAGGTCGGCATCATCAACCCCAGCGAATTCTCGCCCCTGGCCTCGCTGGAAATCGTGGTCTGGGTGGCGGTCGGCGGGCGTTCGACCCTGTACGGGGCCATCGTCGGGGCCATCCTGGTCAACTACGGCAAAACCGTGTTCACGGCGATCCTGCCCGAGGTCTGGCTGTTCGCGCTGGGCGCTATTTTCGTGCTGGTGACGCTGTTCCTGCCGGACGGCCTCGTCGGCCTCTGGCAACGCCGCAAGGAGGAAGCCGCATGA
- the urtB gene encoding urea ABC transporter permease subunit UrtB, whose protein sequence is MSDMKFQSSPLPALWLLLVLALCRIGTAQAGDPVADGLAQIKAAPLDQLEASIQQFATVPDARVPKLLQALLDGRLFYQKADNRIVTGDSADDGYALADAATGEQLGTAGRFDVKKINLNNALRSTLRQLIGRLELNAPEADVRLKAVEAMSQAPDPATLALLLARLGQEQDPKVLAAIRLALALADLNSPDKANRLKAIATLRTEVGADVVNHLNALLEKNEAGEYLEPDSDIRHTAEAALTDIKGRLQLYASIETVFFGLSLGAVLVLAAIGLAITFGVMGIINMAHGELMMIGAYTTYVVQQLMPNHLELSLFVAIPAAFLISALVGIAIERGIIRFLYGRPLETLLATFGVSLFLQQAVRSIFSPLNRSVATPAWMSGSWQINDALSLTLNRFYILLFCVIVFVMLLQILKRTRLGLEVRAVAQNRAMAKAMGIPTERVDAMTFGLGSGIAGVAGVALSQLTNVGPNLGQSYIVDSFMVVVFGGVGNLWGTLVAGFSLGVANKFLEPYAGAVLAKILVLVFIIIFIQKRPRGLFPQKGRAAEA, encoded by the coding sequence ATGTCCGACATGAAATTCCAATCCAGCCCCTTGCCCGCCCTTTGGCTCCTCTTGGTCCTGGCCTTGTGCCGGATCGGAACGGCCCAGGCGGGCGATCCGGTCGCCGACGGCCTGGCCCAGATCAAAGCGGCCCCGCTGGACCAACTGGAAGCCAGCATCCAGCAATTCGCCACCGTCCCGGACGCACGGGTGCCGAAACTCCTGCAAGCCCTGCTCGATGGCCGTTTGTTCTACCAAAAGGCCGATAATCGCATCGTGACGGGCGACAGCGCCGACGACGGCTACGCCCTCGCCGATGCCGCGACCGGCGAGCAACTCGGCACGGCGGGCCGCTTCGATGTGAAAAAAATCAATCTGAACAACGCTCTGCGCTCCACCCTGCGCCAACTCATCGGACGTTTGGAACTCAACGCCCCCGAGGCCGACGTGCGGCTCAAAGCCGTGGAGGCCATGAGCCAAGCCCCGGACCCCGCAACCCTCGCCCTGCTCCTGGCCCGGTTGGGGCAGGAACAAGACCCCAAAGTCCTCGCCGCGATCCGCCTGGCCCTGGCCCTGGCCGATTTGAACAGCCCCGACAAGGCCAACCGGCTGAAAGCCATCGCCACGCTACGCACCGAAGTCGGCGCGGACGTGGTGAACCATCTCAACGCCCTGTTGGAAAAGAACGAAGCGGGCGAATACCTCGAACCCGATTCCGATATACGCCATACCGCCGAGGCCGCGCTGACCGACATCAAGGGGCGGCTGCAACTGTACGCTAGCATCGAAACCGTGTTCTTCGGCCTGAGCCTGGGGGCGGTCCTGGTCCTCGCCGCCATCGGCCTCGCCATCACCTTCGGCGTCATGGGCATCATCAACATGGCCCATGGCGAACTGATGATGATCGGGGCGTATACCACCTATGTGGTGCAGCAACTCATGCCCAACCATCTGGAACTCTCGCTGTTCGTGGCGATCCCGGCGGCGTTCCTGATTTCCGCCTTGGTCGGCATCGCCATCGAACGCGGCATCATCCGCTTCCTGTATGGCCGTCCCCTGGAAACCTTGCTGGCGACCTTCGGCGTGAGCCTGTTCCTACAGCAAGCGGTGCGCTCGATCTTCTCGCCCCTGAACCGCAGCGTGGCGACGCCCGCCTGGATGAGCGGCTCTTGGCAGATCAACGACGCCCTCTCGCTGACCTTGAACCGCTTCTACATCCTGTTGTTCTGCGTGATCGTGTTCGTGATGCTGCTGCAAATCCTCAAGCGCACCCGCCTCGGCCTCGAAGTCCGCGCCGTAGCCCAGAACCGGGCGATGGCCAAAGCCATGGGCATCCCCACCGAACGGGTGGACGCGATGACTTTCGGGCTGGGTTCCGGTATCGCCGGGGTGGCCGGGGTCGCGCTCAGCCAGTTGACCAACGTGGGGCCGAACCTCGGGCAATCCTATATCGTCGATTCGTTCATGGTGGTGGTGTTCGGCGGCGTGGGAAACCTGTGGGGCACCCTGGTCGCCGGGTTTTCGCTAGGGGTCGCCAATAAATTCCTCGAACCCTATGCCGGGGCGGTGCTGGCGAAAATCCTGGTGCTGGTGTTCATCATCATCTTCATCCAAAAACGCCCGCGCGGCTTGTTCCCGCAGAAAGGCCGGGCGGCGGAGGCTTGA
- the urtA gene encoding urea ABC transporter substrate-binding protein, with product MSEHQYPLRRWFQSLAVAGSTLVAFSVHAEDTIKVGILHSLSGTMAISETTLKDTMLMLIDEQNKKGGLLGKKLEPVVVDPASNWPLFAEKTRELISKDKVAAIFGCWTSVSRKSALPVVEELNGLLFYPVQYEGEESSKNVFYTGAAPNQQAIPAVDYLMKDLKVKRWVLAGTDYVYPRTTNKILEAYLKAKGVKPADIMINYTPFGHSDWQSIVSDIKKFGSAGKKTAVVSTINGDANVPFYKELGNQGISAEQIPVVAFSVGEEELSGIDTKPLVGHLAAWNYFMSVDTPANAEFIKNWHSFIKNPKRVTNDPMEAHYIGFNMWVKAVEKAKTTDTDAVAKAIIGVEQPNLTGGTSKMLPNHHISKPVLIGEIQDDGQFSVVWQTKGLVDGDAWSDFLPESKPIVADWTAPINCGNYNTKTKKCSGQKY from the coding sequence ATGTCCGAACATCAATACCCCCTGCGCCGCTGGTTCCAATCGCTGGCCGTGGCCGGTTCGACCCTGGTCGCGTTCAGTGTCCATGCCGAGGACACCATCAAGGTCGGCATCCTGCATTCCCTGTCCGGCACCATGGCCATCAGCGAAACCACGCTGAAGGACACCATGCTCATGCTCATCGACGAGCAGAACAAGAAAGGCGGCCTCCTCGGCAAGAAATTGGAGCCGGTGGTGGTCGATCCCGCCTCCAACTGGCCCTTGTTCGCCGAAAAGACCCGCGAACTCATCAGCAAGGACAAGGTGGCGGCGATCTTCGGCTGCTGGACTTCGGTGTCCCGCAAATCGGCGCTGCCGGTGGTGGAAGAACTCAACGGCCTGTTGTTCTACCCGGTGCAATACGAGGGCGAGGAATCCTCCAAGAACGTGTTCTACACCGGCGCGGCCCCGAACCAGCAAGCCATCCCGGCGGTGGATTATCTGATGAAGGATTTGAAGGTGAAGCGCTGGGTACTGGCCGGTACCGACTACGTCTATCCGCGCACCACCAATAAAATCCTGGAAGCCTATCTGAAGGCCAAGGGCGTCAAGCCCGCCGACATCATGATCAACTACACGCCGTTCGGCCATTCCGATTGGCAGAGCATCGTGTCGGATATCAAGAAGTTCGGCTCGGCGGGCAAGAAGACCGCCGTGGTCTCCACCATCAACGGCGACGCCAACGTGCCGTTCTACAAGGAACTCGGCAACCAGGGCATTTCCGCCGAACAGATTCCGGTGGTGGCGTTCTCGGTCGGCGAGGAAGAACTGTCCGGCATCGACACCAAGCCCCTGGTCGGCCATCTCGCCGCCTGGAACTACTTCATGTCGGTCGATACCCCGGCCAACGCCGAGTTCATCAAGAACTGGCACAGCTTCATCAAGAACCCCAAGCGCGTCACCAACGACCCGATGGAAGCCCATTACATCGGCTTCAACATGTGGGTGAAGGCGGTGGAGAAGGCCAAGACCACCGACACCGACGCGGTCGCCAAGGCCATCATCGGCGTGGAGCAACCCAACCTGACCGGCGGCACCTCCAAGATGCTGCCCAACCACCACATCTCCAAGCCGGTGTTGATCGGCGAAATCCAGGACGACGGCCAGTTCTCCGTGGTGTGGCAGACCAAGGGCTTGGTCGATGGCGACGCCTGGTCCGACTTCCTGCCGGAATCCAAGCCCATCGTGGCCGACTGGACCGCGCCCATCAATTGTGGCAACTACAACACCAAGACCAAGAAATGCTCCGGCCAGAAATATTGA
- a CDS encoding urease accessory protein UreD codes for MSAVPATEAAAPEGWRAGLELGFAATGSGKTLLARRRHHGPLAVQRPFHPEGGVCHVYVLHPPGGVVAGDRLSIRVEADPGAAALVTTPAAGKFYRSAGPLARQSVALTIAPGAALEWLPQETIVYQGARVASTTRVDLREGARFLGWEVLALGRPAAGEGFEAGEAGLDWRIDLEGQPLYLERLVLDPWAFRAHWGLRGRAALGTLFAYPATAAQLDTVRGLVGDRPDLGVSLIEGLLICRGLDARADVLRRFFEQVWAALRPGVMGRPACPPRIWAT; via the coding sequence ATGAGCGCCGTTCCCGCGACTGAGGCGGCGGCCCCGGAAGGTTGGCGGGCCGGATTGGAACTGGGTTTCGCGGCCACGGGGTCCGGCAAGACCCTACTGGCCCGGCGGCGGCACCATGGCCCGCTCGCGGTGCAGCGGCCTTTCCATCCCGAGGGCGGCGTCTGCCATGTGTATGTGCTGCATCCGCCCGGCGGCGTGGTGGCGGGGGATCGGCTGTCGATCCGGGTCGAAGCCGATCCGGGCGCGGCGGCCTTGGTCACCACCCCGGCGGCGGGCAAGTTCTACCGCAGCGCCGGACCCTTGGCCCGGCAATCGGTAGCGCTGACAATAGCGCCGGGCGCGGCCCTGGAATGGCTGCCGCAGGAAACGATTGTTTACCAAGGTGCCCGCGTGGCTTCGACGACACGGGTGGATTTGCGGGAAGGGGCCCGCTTCCTGGGCTGGGAAGTGCTGGCGCTGGGCCGTCCCGCCGCCGGCGAAGGTTTCGAGGCGGGCGAGGCCGGGTTGGATTGGCGGATCGACCTGGAAGGCCAGCCGCTCTATCTGGAACGGCTGGTGCTGGACCCTTGGGCGTTCCGGGCCCACTGGGGTTTGCGTGGGCGTGCGGCTTTGGGCACCTTGTTCGCTTATCCGGCCACGGCGGCGCAGTTGGACACCGTGCGCGGACTTGTCGGCGACCGGCCCGACCTGGGCGTCAGCCTGATCGAAGGCTTGTTGATCTGCCGGGGCTTGGATGCCAGGGCCGATGTGCTGCGGCGGTTTTTCGAGCAGGTTTGGGCGGCGCTGCGGCCCGGCGTGATGGGGCGGCCCGCCTGTCCGCCACGCATCTGGGCGACTTGA
- the ureA gene encoding urease subunit gamma: MQLTPREKDKLLIFTAALLAERRKARGLKLNHPEAVAYLSAAIMEGARDGRSVAELMDYGRLLLTRADVMEGVPELIPDVQVEATFPDGTKLVTVHNPIE; the protein is encoded by the coding sequence ATGCAACTCACACCCCGCGAAAAAGACAAGCTATTGATTTTCACCGCCGCCCTCCTGGCCGAGCGCCGCAAGGCCCGTGGCCTCAAGCTCAACCATCCCGAAGCCGTGGCCTATCTGTCCGCCGCCATCATGGAGGGTGCCCGCGATGGCCGTTCCGTGGCCGAACTGATGGACTATGGCCGTTTGCTCCTGACCCGCGCCGATGTGATGGAGGGCGTGCCGGAACTGATCCCCGATGTCCAGGTCGAGGCCACCTTCCCGGACGGCACCAAGCTGGTGACGGTCCACAACCCCATCGAATAG
- a CDS encoding urease subunit beta — protein sequence MIPGEIIPADGSIELNAGRPVRVLTVANTGDRPIQVGSHYHFSETNPALRFDRAQARGHRLDIPAGTAVRFEPGQEREVRLVPFAGRREIYGFRQEVMGAWEDQP from the coding sequence ATGATCCCAGGCGAAATCATCCCCGCCGACGGCAGCATCGAATTGAACGCGGGCCGTCCCGTCCGCGTCCTCACGGTGGCGAACACCGGCGACCGGCCCATCCAGGTCGGCTCCCACTACCATTTTTCCGAGACCAACCCGGCCCTCCGCTTCGACCGCGCCCAGGCCAGGGGCCACCGGCTCGACATCCCGGCGGGCACGGCGGTGCGCTTCGAGCCGGGCCAGGAACGCGAGGTGCGGCTGGTGCCGTTCGCGGGCCGGCGGGAAATCTACGGTTTCCGCCAGGAAGTCATGGGCGCTTGGGAGGACCAGCCATGA
- the ureC gene encoding urease subunit alpha, producing MSRISRHAYAEMFGPTTGDKVRLADTGLFLEVEKDFTVYGDEVKFGGGKVIRDGMGQGQQDSATAVDTVITNALIVDWWGIVKADVGIKGGRIAGIGKAGNPDTQAGVDIVIGPGTEVIAGEGQILTAGGIDAHIHFICPQQVEEALMSGVTTMIGGGTGPATGTNATTCTPGPWNIHRMLQAVDGLPMNIGLLGKGNASLPAALVEQVQAGAIGLKLHEDWGTTPAAIDCCLAVADEYDVQVAIHTDTLNESGFVEDTFAAFKGRTIHTYHTEGAGGGHAPDIIKACGESNVLPSSTNPTRPYTVNTVDEHLDMLMVCHHLDPAIPEDVAFAESRIRRETIAAEDILHDLGAFSMLSSDSQAMGRVGEVVIRTWQTAHKMKAQRGPLPEDNPGNDNFRIKRYIAKYTINPALSHGIAHEVGSVEVGKLADLVLWSPAFFGVKPSVILKGGFIAAAPMGDPNASIPTPQPVHYRPMFGALGDACRATSMTFLSQAAFESGVAQRLQLRKLIGVVSHTRDIGKKDLIHNAYQPRIEVDAQTYAVRADGVLLTCEPAEVLPMAQRYFLF from the coding sequence ATGAGCCGGATATCGCGACACGCCTATGCCGAGATGTTCGGTCCCACCACCGGGGACAAGGTGCGGCTGGCCGATACCGGCCTGTTCCTGGAGGTCGAGAAGGATTTCACCGTCTACGGCGACGAGGTGAAATTCGGCGGCGGCAAGGTCATCCGCGACGGCATGGGCCAGGGCCAGCAGGATTCCGCCACGGCGGTCGATACCGTCATCACCAATGCGCTGATCGTCGATTGGTGGGGCATCGTCAAGGCCGATGTCGGCATCAAAGGGGGCCGCATCGCCGGGATTGGCAAGGCCGGCAACCCGGATACCCAGGCGGGCGTCGATATCGTCATCGGCCCCGGCACCGAGGTCATCGCCGGGGAAGGCCAAATCCTCACCGCCGGGGGCATCGATGCCCACATCCATTTCATTTGCCCGCAGCAGGTGGAAGAAGCCCTGATGTCGGGCGTCACCACTATGATCGGCGGCGGCACCGGACCCGCCACCGGCACCAACGCCACCACCTGCACCCCCGGTCCGTGGAACATCCACCGCATGCTGCAAGCCGTGGATGGATTGCCCATGAATATCGGCCTGCTGGGCAAAGGCAACGCCAGTTTGCCCGCCGCCTTGGTCGAGCAGGTCCAAGCCGGGGCCATCGGTCTCAAGCTGCACGAGGATTGGGGCACCACGCCCGCCGCCATCGATTGCTGCCTCGCGGTGGCCGACGAATATGACGTGCAGGTCGCCATCCATACCGACACCCTCAACGAATCCGGTTTCGTCGAGGATACCTTCGCCGCCTTCAAGGGCCGCACCATCCACACCTACCACACCGAAGGCGCGGGTGGCGGCCACGCCCCCGATATCATCAAAGCCTGCGGCGAATCCAATGTTTTGCCCTCGTCCACCAATCCGACCCGGCCCTATACGGTCAACACCGTGGACGAGCATCTCGACATGCTGATGGTTTGCCACCATCTCGACCCGGCCATCCCCGAGGACGTGGCTTTCGCCGAATCGCGCATCCGCCGCGAAACCATCGCGGCGGAGGACATATTGCACGATTTGGGTGCGTTCTCGATGCTGTCCTCCGATTCGCAGGCCATGGGCCGGGTCGGCGAGGTGGTTATCCGCACTTGGCAGACCGCCCATAAGATGAAGGCCCAGCGCGGCCCGCTGCCGGAAGATAACCCTGGCAATGACAATTTCCGCATCAAGCGTTACATCGCCAAATACACCATCAACCCGGCCCTCAGCCATGGCATTGCCCACGAGGTCGGCTCGGTCGAGGTGGGGAAACTGGCCGATTTGGTGCTGTGGTCCCCGGCTTTCTTCGGGGTGAAGCCCAGTGTGATCCTCAAGGGCGGCTTCATCGCCGCCGCGCCCATGGGCGATCCCAACGCCTCGATCCCGACCCCGCAGCCGGTGCATTACCGGCCCATGTTCGGGGCGCTGGGCGACGCCTGCCGCGCCACTTCCATGACCTTCCTGTCCCAGGCGGCTTTCGAGTCCGGTGTGGCCCAGCGTTTGCAACTCCGAAAACTGATCGGTGTGGTTTCCCATACCCGCGACATCGGCAAGAAGGACTTGATACATAACGCCTATCAACCCCGGATCGAGGTCGATGCCCAAACCTATGCGGTGCGGGCCGATGGGGTCTTGCTGACCTGCGAACCCGCCGAGGTGTTGCCGATGGCGCAGCGCTATTTCTTGTTCTGA